A part of Halodesulfovibrio marinisediminis DSM 17456 genomic DNA contains:
- a CDS encoding DUF134 domain-containing protein, translating into MGRRKITRVVRRMPHVVFYKPQGIPMMDLKTVELSVDEFEALQLIDAEGYSQEEAAAQMGVSRPTLGRILAGARKTVATALSKGCAIRVEGGDYKFEADLQAKNEAGQPCCSGGKQTDR; encoded by the coding sequence GTGGGCAGACGAAAAATAACCCGCGTTGTCAGAAGGATGCCCCATGTGGTGTTTTATAAGCCGCAGGGTATTCCGATGATGGATTTAAAAACAGTAGAGTTATCTGTGGACGAATTTGAAGCGCTGCAGTTGATTGATGCTGAGGGTTATTCACAGGAAGAGGCTGCTGCACAAATGGGCGTTTCCCGTCCTACACTTGGGCGCATTTTAGCAGGGGCACGAAAAACAGTAGCAACTGCACTTTCAAAAGGATGCGCAATTCGAGTTGAAGGTGGAGACTATAAATTTGAAGCAGACTTACAAGCTAAGAACGAAGCAGGACAGCCTTGTTGTTCTGGTGGTAAGCAAACAGATAGGTAA
- a CDS encoding NifB/NifX family molybdenum-iron cluster-binding protein — translation MESIKIAISTNGPTLDDTVNPRFGRAPGFLIVDSQSLEFTYLDNGLSQTMAQGAGIQAAQNVAGSGAKVVLTGYVGPKAFTALEAAKIQVGQDVENMTVRQAVEEFTKGNITIASSPNSQGKSGMGGDATQTQSAGMGAGRGQGGGRGQGGQGGGRCGGQGGGRRGGGRF, via the coding sequence ATGGAATCTATTAAAATAGCAATCAGTACCAACGGCCCAACACTTGATGATACCGTTAATCCTCGTTTCGGGCGAGCACCAGGTTTTTTGATTGTTGATTCTCAGAGTCTTGAATTTACTTACTTGGATAATGGTCTCTCTCAGACAATGGCTCAAGGTGCCGGAATTCAGGCTGCACAGAACGTTGCAGGCAGCGGCGCAAAAGTTGTGCTTACCGGTTATGTAGGTCCAAAAGCTTTTACCGCACTGGAAGCAGCAAAGATCCAAGTTGGTCAGGATGTTGAAAATATGACAGTGCGTCAGGCAGTAGAAGAATTTACCAAAGGCAATATCACTATTGCTTCTTCACCGAACTCACAGGGCAAAAGCGGAATGGGCGGCGATGCTACTCAGACTCAAAGCGCCGGAATGGGTGCTGGTCGCGGACAAGGCGGCGGTCGTGGGCAAGGTGGACAGGGCGGCGGACGTTGTGGTGGCCAAGGTGGCGGTCGCAGAGGCGGAGGTCGTTTCTAG